From Calonectris borealis chromosome 7, bCalBor7.hap1.2, whole genome shotgun sequence, one genomic window encodes:
- the CALHM2 gene encoding calcium homeostasis modulator protein 2 — translation MAALIAENFRFLSLFFKSKDVMIFNGLVALGTVGSEELFSVVAFNCPCSPARNYIYGLAAIGVPALALFLIGVIWNNHTWNLVAECHKRGTKNFSTAATFLLFGSIMGRAAVAPVTWSVISLLRGEAYICALSEFVRPSSLDKFPAEYGAEVLARFPCKDVPANLTKFRDEVTRRLRYESQLFGWLLIGIVAVLVFLTKCLKHCCSPLSYRQEAYWAQYRSNEDKLFRRTAEVHSRILAAKNVKHFFGFVALDKEEKELVQEFPVEGVQPSPQWNAITGVYIYRENKGFPLYSRLHKWAKGVEGNGPSPEGHEMLFLAS, via the exons ATGGCCGCCCTCATCGCCGAGAACTTTCGCTTCCTCTCCTTGTTCTTCAAGAGCAAAGATGTGATGATCTTCAACGGTTTGGTAGCCCTGGGCACGGTGGGCAGCGAGGAGCTCTTCTCGGTCGTTGCCTTCAActgcccctgctcccctgcccgcaACTACATCTATGGACTGGCTGCCATCGGTGTCCCAGCCCTGGCTCTCTTCCTCATTGGCGTCATCTGGAACAACCACACCTGGAACCTGGTGGCCGAGTGCCACAAGCGCGGCACCAAGAACTTCTCTACTGCTGCCACCTTCCTCCTCTTCGGTTCCATCATGGGCCGGGCGGCCGTGGCGCCCGTCACCTGGTCGGTCATCTCGCTGCTGCGTGGGGAGGCTTACATTTGTGCCCTCAGCGAGTTTGTCAGGCCGTCCTCCCTGGACAAGTTCCCGGCCGAGTATGGGGCTGAGGTGCTGGCCAGGTTCCCCTGTAAAGACGTGCCAGCGAACCTCACCAAGTTCAGGGACGAGGTGACACGGAGGCTGAGGTATGAGTCCCAG cTCTTTGGCTGGCTGCTCATCGGCATCGTCGCGGTCCTGGTTTTCCTCACGAAGTGTCTGAAGCACTGCTGCTCGCCGCTGAGCTACCGGCAGGAGGCTTACTGGGCCCAGTACCGCTCCAATGAGGACAAGCTCTTCCGCCGCACAGCCGAGGTCCACTCCAGAATCCTGGCGGCCAAGAACGTGAAGCACTTCTTTGGCTTTGTGGCGCTggacaaggaggagaaggagctggtGCAGGAGTTCCCGGTGGAGGGCGTCCAGCCGAGCCCCCAGTGGAATGCCATCACGGGCGTCTACATCTACCGAGAGAACAAGGGCTTCCCCCTCTACAGCCGGCTCCACAAATGGGCCAAAGGGGTGGAAGGGAACGGGCCAAGCCCAGAAGGCCACGAAATGCTCTTTTTGGCTTCCTAA